In the genome of Nonlabens sp. MB-3u-79, one region contains:
- the galE gene encoding UDP-glucose 4-epimerase GalE has product MKILVTGGLGYIGSHVVVELQEQGYEVLIIDNLSNTSLDVLDKITAITTIQPSFEKVDVRDKESLSTFFAKHDDVKGIIHFAASKAVGESVENPLLYYENNINALVYMLQNIQDKETSFIFSSSCTVYGQADKLPVTENAAIKPAESPYGNTKQIGEEIIRDTCKVTPHLNAIALRYFNPIGAHKSAKIGELPLGIPQNLVPYITQTAIGLREQLSVYGNDYPTRDGTAVRDYIHVVDLAKAHVAALSRLLEKKGKENFEVFNVGTGTGSTVLEVITAFEKATGKELNYKIVGRRAGDVVEAYAQTDKVNQVLGWKSTYSLQEALASSWEWEKAVRRK; this is encoded by the coding sequence ATGAAAATATTAGTTACTGGTGGATTGGGTTATATAGGCTCTCACGTTGTGGTAGAACTACAAGAACAAGGCTATGAAGTCCTTATTATAGATAATTTATCTAATACTTCTTTAGACGTTTTAGATAAGATCACCGCCATAACAACTATCCAACCCAGTTTTGAAAAGGTAGACGTCAGAGATAAAGAATCTCTATCCACATTTTTTGCTAAACATGATGATGTAAAAGGAATCATTCATTTTGCTGCTTCAAAAGCCGTAGGTGAAAGTGTAGAAAACCCATTGTTATATTATGAAAACAATATCAATGCTCTGGTGTATATGCTTCAAAACATCCAAGATAAAGAAACTAGCTTTATCTTTAGTTCTTCTTGTACAGTCTATGGACAAGCTGACAAATTACCAGTTACAGAAAATGCTGCCATAAAACCAGCTGAATCTCCTTACGGCAACACAAAGCAAATCGGAGAAGAGATTATAAGAGACACCTGTAAAGTAACACCACATTTAAATGCGATCGCTTTAAGATATTTTAACCCAATAGGAGCTCATAAGAGTGCTAAAATTGGTGAACTCCCTTTAGGTATTCCACAAAACCTAGTTCCTTATATTACTCAAACTGCCATAGGGCTGAGAGAACAACTTTCTGTTTACGGAAATGACTACCCTACCCGTGATGGAACCGCAGTAAGAGATTACATTCATGTGGTGGATCTTGCCAAAGCTCATGTCGCAGCTCTTTCTAGACTGCTCGAGAAAAAAGGAAAAGAAAACTTTGAAGTATTTAATGTAGGAACTGGAACAGGTTCTACCGTATTAGAAGTAATCACAGCTTTTGAAAAAGCCACTGGAAAAGAACTGAATTATAAAATTGTAGGACGCCGTGCTGGAGATGTAGTTGAAGCCTATGCACAGACTGATAAGGTAAATCAAGTGCTTGGATGGAAATCTACCTATTCTTTGCAAGAGGCTCTTGCTAGTTCTTGGGAATGGGAAAAAGCAGTAAGAAGAAAGTAA
- a CDS encoding acyl-CoA dehydrogenase, with product MDFGLTEEHLMIRDAARDFAKTELLPGVIERDTHQRFPTEQVKKMGELGFLGMMASPKYGGGGMDTISYVLVMEELSKVDASASVIVSVNNSLVCWGLDTYANEAQKEKYLTKLTTGESIGAFCLSEPEAGSDATSQKTTAIDKGDHYVLNGTKNWITNGNSADFYIVIAQTDKEKKHKGINAFIVEKGWDGFEVGAKEDKLGIRGSDTHSLIFNDVKVPKENRIGEDGFGFKFAMKSLSGGRIGIAAQALGIAAGAYELARDYSKVRKAFGTEICNHQAIAFKLADMHTNITAARHLVMQSAWDKDQGRDYDMSGAMAKLFASQTAMDTSVEAVQVFGGNGYVKEYHVERFMRDAKITQIYEGTSEIQKIVISRGLLRD from the coding sequence ATGGATTTTGGCCTAACAGAAGAGCATCTTATGATTAGAGATGCAGCGAGAGATTTTGCAAAAACGGAACTTTTACCTGGCGTTATAGAAAGAGATACACATCAAAGATTCCCGACCGAGCAAGTTAAAAAAATGGGCGAACTAGGTTTTCTTGGTATGATGGCATCTCCTAAGTACGGTGGCGGAGGAATGGATACTATTTCTTATGTACTCGTAATGGAAGAACTTTCTAAGGTAGACGCTAGTGCTTCTGTAATAGTTTCTGTCAATAATTCCTTAGTCTGTTGGGGTCTTGATACCTATGCTAATGAGGCACAAAAGGAAAAATACCTTACTAAATTAACTACTGGAGAATCTATAGGTGCTTTTTGTCTTTCTGAACCAGAAGCCGGTAGTGATGCTACTTCTCAAAAAACTACAGCTATAGACAAAGGGGACCATTATGTATTGAATGGTACCAAAAACTGGATCACAAACGGTAACAGCGCAGACTTTTACATCGTTATCGCTCAAACTGACAAAGAGAAGAAGCACAAAGGAATCAACGCCTTTATTGTAGAAAAAGGATGGGATGGATTTGAAGTAGGTGCAAAAGAAGATAAGTTAGGAATACGTGGTAGTGATACACACTCCTTGATCTTTAATGATGTAAAAGTTCCTAAAGAAAACAGAATCGGAGAAGACGGTTTTGGATTTAAATTTGCGATGAAATCACTTTCTGGTGGTCGTATAGGAATTGCTGCACAAGCCTTAGGGATTGCTGCTGGGGCTTATGAACTCGCTAGAGATTATTCAAAGGTGAGAAAAGCTTTTGGCACAGAGATCTGTAATCATCAAGCTATTGCTTTTAAACTAGCCGACATGCATACTAATATTACCGCAGCTCGTCACTTAGTAATGCAAAGTGCATGGGATAAAGACCAAGGCCGTGATTATGACATGAGCGGTGCAATGGCAAAGCTTTTTGCTTCTCAAACGGCTATGGACACCTCTGTTGAGGCGGTACAAGTTTTTGGTGGTAACGGCTATGTAAAAGAATATCATGTAGAGCGCTTTATGAGAGATGCAAAAATCACTCAGATCTATGAAGGAACGAGTGAGATTCAAAAAATAGTGATTTCTAGAGGTTTACTCAGAGATTAA
- a CDS encoding anhydro-N-acetylmuramic acid kinase produces MNHQYYNVLGIMSGTSLDGIDIAHITLLRKESWSFHIHRAITVPYTSEMKQQLAEAITYNKREVEQLNLKYTRYLAEKILNFIDAHKIDNLVAVCSHGHTIFHQPQENYTLQIGNLPELAQLINQRVVCDYRVQDVALQGQGAPLVPIGDQLLFGAYDYCLNLGGFANMSFEQNAQRIAYDLCPVNVVLNHYALKLGKEYDAGGAFAKAGTIQTPVLEQLNSLEYYHQNAPKSLGMEWVNAHIFQILDPIKDTCDIIATYTEHVAVQIAKQLEPEKTLLITGGGAFNTYLIESISKHSSAKIIIPEAVIVEHKEALIFALLGVLKLRNENNCLSSVTGADRDHSSGVIYVP; encoded by the coding sequence ATGAATCATCAGTACTATAACGTTTTAGGAATCATGTCAGGCACCTCTCTCGACGGCATTGATATTGCGCACATCACATTATTACGTAAAGAGAGTTGGAGCTTTCATATTCACAGGGCAATAACGGTGCCGTATACTAGCGAAATGAAGCAACAGCTTGCTGAGGCAATAACCTATAATAAGAGAGAAGTTGAACAATTAAATCTAAAATACACCAGATACCTTGCCGAAAAAATCCTCAATTTTATTGATGCCCATAAAATCGATAACTTAGTAGCGGTTTGCTCTCACGGACATACTATTTTTCACCAACCTCAAGAAAATTACACCCTACAAATAGGAAATTTGCCAGAGCTAGCCCAACTTATCAATCAACGAGTAGTTTGTGATTATAGGGTTCAGGATGTCGCTCTGCAGGGTCAGGGAGCACCTTTAGTTCCCATAGGCGACCAATTGTTATTTGGGGCTTATGATTATTGTTTGAATCTGGGCGGTTTTGCAAACATGAGTTTTGAGCAAAACGCACAACGTATAGCTTATGACCTTTGTCCGGTAAATGTCGTTCTCAACCATTACGCTTTGAAATTGGGTAAGGAATACGATGCAGGTGGCGCTTTCGCGAAAGCGGGAACCATACAAACACCCGTACTAGAACAGCTAAACTCTTTAGAGTATTACCATCAAAACGCTCCTAAATCATTGGGAATGGAATGGGTAAACGCTCATATTTTCCAAATCTTAGATCCAATAAAAGATACCTGCGATATCATAGCCACGTATACAGAACATGTTGCAGTGCAAATTGCAAAACAATTAGAACCAGAAAAGACCTTGTTGATTACTGGAGGTGGCGCATTCAACACTTATTTAATAGAGTCCATAAGCAAGCATTCCAGCGCTAAAATTATAATTCCAGAGGCTGTCATCGTTGAGCATAAAGAGGCATTGATCTTTGCGCTTTTAGGGGTTTTGAAACTGCGTAACGAGAACAATTGCCTCTCTAGTGTTACAGGGGCAGATCGGGATCACAGCAGCGGTGTTATTTATGTGCCTTAA
- a CDS encoding Glu/Leu/Phe/Val dehydrogenase dimerization domain-containing protein, with protein MKELLKRYENADPEIVFHWNDPETDAEGWTVINSLRGGAAGGGTRMRKGLDKNEVLSLAKTMEIKFTVSGPAIGGAKSGINFDPQDPRKKGVLERWYKAVSPLLKSYYGTGGDLNVDEIHEVIPMTEDCGVWHPQEGVFNGHFSPTEADKINRIGQLRQGVIKVIENPSFSPDISKKYTVADMITGYGVAEAVKHFYDIYGGDVKGKRAVVQGFGNVGSAAAFYLSQMGAKVVGIIDQVGGLINEDGFSFEEITELFIHKDGNNLKAKELIPFEEVNDRIWKIKTEIFAPCAASRLISQDQIDQMISSGLEVISCGANVPFADKEIFFGSIMEHTDEQVSLIPDFISNCGMARVFAYFMERRVQMTDEAIFNDTSMTIRNAIQNTFNNNSSKKQISSTAFEIALKQLV; from the coding sequence ATGAAGGAACTTCTTAAACGTTATGAAAACGCCGATCCTGAAATCGTTTTTCACTGGAATGACCCAGAGACTGATGCTGAAGGGTGGACGGTTATCAATAGTTTACGCGGTGGTGCTGCCGGTGGTGGTACCCGAATGAGAAAAGGACTTGATAAAAATGAAGTGCTTTCACTTGCCAAAACCATGGAAATTAAGTTTACCGTTTCTGGCCCAGCAATAGGTGGTGCAAAATCAGGAATCAACTTTGATCCACAAGACCCTCGTAAAAAAGGTGTTTTAGAACGCTGGTATAAAGCCGTTTCTCCTTTGCTAAAAAGTTACTACGGTACTGGTGGGGACCTTAACGTAGACGAAATTCACGAAGTTATTCCTATGACAGAAGACTGTGGGGTATGGCACCCGCAAGAAGGTGTTTTTAACGGACATTTTTCTCCTACTGAGGCAGATAAGATCAACCGAATAGGGCAATTGCGTCAAGGAGTAATTAAAGTGATTGAAAACCCATCATTTTCTCCAGATATTTCTAAAAAATACACAGTGGCCGATATGATCACTGGTTATGGAGTTGCAGAAGCGGTAAAACACTTCTATGATATTTATGGAGGAGATGTAAAAGGAAAACGTGCCGTTGTGCAAGGATTTGGTAATGTAGGAAGTGCCGCTGCTTTTTATCTCTCACAAATGGGAGCAAAAGTAGTTGGAATTATAGACCAAGTGGGCGGACTGATCAATGAAGACGGTTTTAGCTTTGAAGAAATTACAGAGTTGTTTATCCATAAAGATGGGAACAACTTAAAAGCCAAAGAATTAATTCCCTTTGAAGAAGTGAACGATCGCATTTGGAAAATAAAGACAGAAATTTTTGCACCTTGTGCAGCCTCTAGATTGATTTCTCAAGATCAAATTGATCAAATGATCTCTTCTGGTTTAGAAGTTATTTCTTGCGGAGCAAATGTGCCTTTTGCAGATAAGGAAATCTTCTTTGGATCGATCATGGAACATACAGATGAGCAGGTAAGTTTGATACCTGATTTTATATCTAATTGTGGTATGGCTAGAGTATTTGCCTACTTTATGGAACGACGAGTGCAAATGACAGATGAGGCGATATTTAATGATACGAGTATGACCATACGCAACGCCATCCAAAACACATTTAATAACAATAGCTCTAAAAAACAAATCAGTTCTACTGCATTTGAAATCGCTCTTAAACAATTAGTTTGA
- a CDS encoding Na(+)/H(+) antiporter NhaB — translation MKYFLGNSPKWFKLTMISFLIFNVLGYFTLSGTVMGWVFIGEFIFCLAMALKCYPLQSGGLLAIQVLALGLTHPMYKIDENTHQPILDELGNHITGGVYAEVSQNLEVILLLVFMVAGIYFMKPLLMYIFVKLFTKIKSKLVLSLVFLLLSAVLSAFLDALTVTAVLISVGIGFYNVYHKIHSSDLDLDKDNTLDREQLSGETLEEFRSFLRSLIMHGVVGTALGGVCTIVGEPQNLLIGSKMGWDFIEFFKVMTVVTMPVLAAGILTTIMLETTKTFGFGQKMPPVVRHIIKGWMEKRDEERTAKEKYALVVQAISAVLLITGLALHIAPVGFIGLGLIVIQTAFIGIIDEHSLGKAFEEALPFTGLLVVFFVIVAMIHDQHLFVPIIDWALSQDPESQPAIFYLANGFLSMISDNVFVATVYINEVSTAYEAGAITREQYEHLAVAINTGTNLPSVATPNGQAAFLFLLTSALAPLINLSYGKMVKMAFPYTIVLTLVGLACVVFFL, via the coding sequence ATGAAATACTTCTTAGGTAACAGCCCTAAATGGTTCAAGTTGACCATGATCTCTTTTTTAATCTTTAATGTCTTAGGTTACTTTACCTTGAGTGGTACGGTGATGGGATGGGTTTTTATAGGAGAATTTATTTTCTGTCTAGCAATGGCTTTAAAGTGTTATCCATTACAGTCTGGTGGGTTACTAGCCATACAAGTACTGGCGTTGGGGTTAACACATCCCATGTATAAAATCGACGAGAATACACATCAACCTATTCTTGATGAATTAGGAAATCATATCACGGGTGGCGTGTATGCAGAGGTGTCTCAAAATCTTGAAGTGATTCTCCTTCTTGTTTTTATGGTCGCGGGTATCTACTTTATGAAGCCACTATTGATGTATATTTTTGTAAAACTGTTTACAAAGATCAAGTCTAAACTTGTGTTATCCCTCGTGTTCCTTTTATTAAGTGCTGTATTATCAGCCTTTTTAGATGCTTTAACAGTTACTGCGGTGCTGATAAGTGTTGGAATAGGTTTTTACAATGTGTACCATAAAATTCATTCTAGTGATCTTGATCTTGATAAGGACAACACCTTAGACCGAGAGCAATTAAGCGGTGAGACTCTAGAAGAATTCCGTTCCTTTTTGCGTAGTTTGATAATGCACGGTGTGGTAGGGACTGCATTAGGTGGTGTTTGTACTATCGTAGGAGAGCCTCAAAACTTATTGATTGGTTCTAAAATGGGATGGGATTTTATTGAATTCTTTAAGGTAATGACTGTAGTTACCATGCCGGTTTTAGCGGCGGGTATCTTAACAACCATTATGTTAGAAACGACCAAAACTTTTGGTTTTGGTCAGAAAATGCCTCCTGTCGTAAGACATATTATAAAAGGATGGATGGAAAAAAGAGATGAAGAGCGTACAGCTAAAGAGAAATATGCACTTGTAGTTCAAGCGATATCTGCTGTTTTATTAATTACAGGTCTTGCTCTTCACATAGCACCAGTAGGATTTATAGGGTTAGGTTTGATCGTTATTCAAACGGCTTTTATAGGTATTATTGATGAGCACAGTCTAGGTAAAGCTTTTGAAGAAGCACTTCCTTTTACGGGGCTATTAGTAGTTTTCTTTGTTATTGTTGCCATGATTCACGATCAGCATTTATTTGTTCCTATTATAGACTGGGCATTGAGTCAGGATCCAGAAAGCCAGCCGGCTATTTTCTATTTAGCAAATGGATTCTTAAGTATGATTTCTGACAACGTATTTGTAGCTACGGTTTACATCAATGAAGTAAGCACTGCATACGAGGCAGGGGCTATTACAAGAGAACAGTACGAGCACCTTGCAGTAGCTATTAATACAGGGACTAATTTACCTAGTGTGGCTACACCTAATGGGCAAGCAGCATTTTTGTTCTTGTTGACTTCTGCTTTGGCACCTTTAATCAACTTATCTTATGGTAAGATGGTAAAGATGGCATTTCCGTATACCATTGTTTTGACATTGGTAGGTTTAGCATGTGTGGTGTTCTTTTTGTAA
- a CDS encoding MotA/TolQ/ExbB proton channel family protein, producing MNLLFQETAGITTEAAPLVNEESQSLLGLITAGGPSGTVIIGVLILLLFFALYIYFERLMKIRASSKIDSNFMLQIKDHISNGRLDNAKMLCAKEDSPVARLTEKGISRIGSPLEDINSAIENAGRLEVYKLEKNVSMLATIAGAAPMIGFLGTVIGMVIAFKTLADAGGSADMGSLAGGIYTAMITTVAGLIVGIVAYIGYNHLVVKTDKVVHQMEENASDFLDLLNEPA from the coding sequence ATGAACCTACTTTTTCAAGAAACCGCAGGAATTACAACAGAGGCAGCTCCACTTGTAAATGAAGAATCTCAATCTTTATTAGGCTTAATTACCGCTGGAGGCCCATCTGGAACGGTGATTATAGGCGTACTGATTCTTCTGTTATTTTTTGCTCTTTATATTTACTTTGAACGTCTTATGAAGATAAGGGCCAGTTCAAAAATTGATAGCAATTTCATGCTGCAGATAAAGGATCATATTTCTAATGGTCGTCTAGACAATGCAAAAATGCTTTGTGCAAAGGAAGATTCTCCTGTAGCACGACTTACAGAAAAAGGAATAAGCCGCATAGGTTCTCCTCTTGAGGACATCAATAGTGCTATTGAAAATGCAGGAAGACTTGAAGTGTATAAATTGGAGAAAAACGTAAGCATGTTGGCCACTATAGCCGGCGCTGCTCCTATGATCGGGTTTTTAGGTACCGTTATAGGTATGGTTATCGCTTTTAAAACTCTAGCAGACGCAGGAGGTAGCGCAGACATGGGTAGTCTAGCAGGTGGTATTTACACGGCGATGATTACTACTGTGGCAGGTCTTATAGTAGGTATTGTAGCTTATATAGGTTACAACCATTTAGTAGTTAAAACAGATAAAGTGGTGCATCAAATGGAAGAAAATGCATCTGACTTCTTAGATCTTTTAAATGAACCAGCTTAA
- a CDS encoding ExbD/TolR family protein, which yields MNLRGRNKVSPEFSMSSMTDIVFLLLVFFLLTSPSITPEALDLLLPSAGGKTQTQGKVTVSISKEGVFYVDATQATEEDLETKILSVLQGKEKPTIMLRSDKDAAVRHSVRVMDIANRNKIQIVLAVKNN from the coding sequence ATGAACTTAAGAGGTAGAAATAAGGTAAGTCCAGAATTCTCGATGTCGTCCATGACTGATATCGTGTTTTTGCTTTTGGTATTCTTTTTGCTCACATCTCCATCGATCACTCCAGAGGCTTTAGATTTATTGCTTCCTAGTGCTGGCGGGAAAACGCAAACCCAAGGTAAAGTCACCGTAAGTATATCAAAAGAAGGTGTTTTTTACGTGGATGCTACACAGGCTACAGAAGAAGATTTAGAAACTAAAATTCTATCAGTGCTGCAGGGGAAAGAAAAACCTACCATCATGTTGCGGTCTGATAAAGACGCCGCGGTAAGACATTCTGTAAGAGTTATGGATATAGCCAACAGGAATAAAATTCAAATTGTACTTGCTGTAAAAAATAATTAG